One Chryseobacterium sp. StRB126 genomic region harbors:
- the nadC gene encoding carboxylating nicotinate-nucleotide diphosphorylase has product MKRPVYVTDKALKTFIKNALEEDIQDGDHSTLSTIPEDLQQSAKLLVKQDCILAGVELAEIIFKAFDKKLKIETFIKDGTPCKVGDIALIVTGSARSILSTERFVLNCMQRMSGIATLTHDWDSRLIGTKTKLLDTRKTTPNFRMCEKWAVAIGGGTNHRYGLYDMIMLKDNHIDYNGSITNAVKMAKDYVKKTKKKLKIEVETRNLEEVQEAINAKVDRIMLDNMDVKTMKKAVKMINGSCESEASGGITRDMLKEIASTGVTYISVGALTHSAENIDLSLKAVK; this is encoded by the coding sequence ATGAAAAGACCAGTATACGTTACAGATAAAGCATTAAAAACATTTATAAAAAATGCCCTTGAAGAAGACATCCAGGATGGAGATCACTCTACCCTTTCCACGATTCCTGAAGACCTTCAGCAAAGTGCGAAATTGTTGGTAAAGCAGGATTGCATCCTTGCAGGTGTAGAATTGGCAGAAATTATTTTTAAAGCTTTCGATAAAAAGCTTAAGATTGAAACTTTCATTAAAGATGGTACCCCTTGTAAAGTAGGAGATATTGCCCTTATTGTAACTGGAAGTGCCAGATCAATTCTTTCTACTGAGAGATTTGTTCTTAACTGTATGCAAAGAATGAGTGGAATTGCAACGCTTACTCATGACTGGGATTCAAGGTTGATAGGAACAAAAACTAAGCTTTTAGATACCAGAAAAACAACCCCAAATTTCAGAATGTGTGAAAAATGGGCAGTGGCTATTGGCGGTGGAACCAACCACAGATATGGTCTTTATGACATGATTATGCTTAAAGATAATCATATCGACTACAACGGAAGCATCACCAATGCTGTAAAAATGGCTAAAGACTACGTTAAAAAAACTAAGAAAAAGTTAAAAATTGAAGTGGAAACCAGAAATCTAGAAGAAGTTCAGGAAGCCATTAATGCCAAAGTTGACAGAATTATGCTTGATAACATGGATGTTAAGACCATGAAGAAAGCTGTAAAAATGATCAACGGCTCATGTGAGTCTGAAGCATCAGGAGGAATTACCCGTGATATGCTTAAAGAAATTGCATCTACAGGAGTAACCTATATCTCTGTGGGAGCTTTAACACACTCGGCTGAGAATATAGATTTGAGTCTCAAAGCTGTGAAATAG
- the nadB gene encoding L-aspartate oxidase — MIKADVLVIGSGISGLSYAIKVSEQLPDAKIIIVTKSDEDESNTKYAQGGLAVVTDFQNDNFEKHIEDTMRAGDGENKRDVVEMVVKEAPARFNEIVEWGAQFDMKNGKFALGREGGHTENRIVHHKDITGFEIERALLETANNSPNIEILDHHYVIDIITQHHVPGKELNEGDIHCYGAYILDEKSKTIKKITSKITLAATGGAGHVYKNTTNPSIATGDGIAFVARAKGKVSNMQYYQFHPTALYSKIDGMLFLISEAVRGDGAKLRTKRGEKFMQKYDEREELASRDIVARAIDNEMKISGDEYVGLDCREMNQERFLEHFPNIYKKCKDEGIDPFTQLIPVVPACHYLMGGIEVDRDGQSSIRNLFAVGECTNSGLHGANRLASNSLLEGLVFGHNAAMKTVALLNENLFNFDDLKAVPEWNEEGMKIMDEMVIVSYLRKQLQEMMSDLVGIVRSNRRLNMALQKHQEIAAAVDEIYHYSILSPQLSELRNLTTVAHLIITQSMEMTENKGAFYNKDLV, encoded by the coding sequence ATGATAAAAGCGGATGTATTAGTAATCGGTTCCGGCATTTCCGGACTTTCTTATGCCATTAAAGTTTCTGAACAACTCCCTGATGCCAAAATCATCATTGTAACAAAGTCTGATGAAGACGAAAGCAATACCAAATACGCACAGGGCGGTCTTGCTGTAGTGACTGACTTTCAGAACGATAATTTTGAAAAACATATAGAAGATACCATGCGTGCCGGAGACGGTGAAAACAAACGTGATGTTGTAGAAATGGTGGTAAAGGAAGCCCCTGCAAGATTCAATGAAATTGTAGAATGGGGTGCCCAATTCGATATGAAAAATGGCAAATTTGCACTGGGAAGAGAAGGAGGCCATACCGAAAACAGAATCGTCCATCATAAAGACATTACAGGTTTTGAAATTGAAAGAGCATTATTGGAAACGGCCAACAACAGCCCGAATATTGAAATTCTAGACCACCACTATGTAATTGATATCATTACTCAGCACCATGTTCCGGGGAAAGAACTTAATGAAGGAGATATCCACTGCTATGGTGCTTATATATTGGATGAAAAATCCAAAACCATCAAAAAAATCACATCCAAAATTACACTGGCTGCTACAGGCGGGGCCGGGCATGTTTATAAAAACACCACCAATCCTTCTATTGCAACAGGAGACGGAATTGCTTTCGTAGCCCGTGCAAAAGGAAAGGTTTCCAATATGCAGTATTACCAGTTTCATCCTACCGCTCTTTATAGTAAGATTGACGGAATGCTTTTCCTTATTTCTGAAGCAGTAAGAGGAGACGGCGCAAAACTAAGAACCAAAAGAGGTGAAAAGTTCATGCAGAAATATGATGAACGTGAAGAATTAGCCTCCAGAGATATTGTCGCCCGAGCCATTGATAATGAAATGAAAATTTCAGGAGATGAATATGTAGGCCTGGATTGCCGAGAAATGAATCAGGAAAGATTCCTTGAACACTTCCCCAATATCTATAAAAAATGTAAAGACGAAGGTATTGATCCCTTCACTCAATTAATCCCTGTTGTTCCAGCCTGCCATTATCTGATGGGAGGCATAGAAGTAGACAGAGACGGACAATCTTCCATCAGAAATCTTTTTGCGGTAGGAGAATGTACAAATTCCGGATTGCACGGAGCCAACAGATTAGCTTCAAACTCCTTACTTGAAGGATTGGTTTTCGGACATAATGCTGCGATGAAAACAGTAGCTCTTCTTAATGAAAATTTATTCAATTTTGATGATTTAAAAGCAGTTCCGGAGTGGAATGAAGAGGGAATGAAAATCATGGATGAAATGGTCATTGTCAGCTACCTGAGAAAACAGCTTCAGGAAATGATGAGCGATCTGGTAGGGATTGTAAGAAGCAACAGACGTCTGAACATGGCTTTACAAAAACACCAGGAAATTGCGGCAGCCGTTGATGAAATTTACCACTACTCTATTCTTTCTCCTCAATTATCCGAACTAAGAAACCTTACCACTGTTGCTCATCTCATCATTACCCAATCTATGGAAATGACAGAAAATAAAGGAGCATTTTACAATAAAGATTTGGTTTAA
- a CDS encoding NAD(P)H-dependent oxidoreductase: protein MNYLEALSRRYSVKKFNNQIIPQETLHNILESGKLSASSLGLQPYKIIIVESEDMKQKLIPAFYNPSQISTCSHLVVIISKKNIEENYIQGYFKHISEVRETPLEKLGPFKNSINQHINQKTQDEIFNWAEKQSYIVLANLMYAAAIENIDSCPMEGFRQDVIEEILNINPETEKVTVTLALGYRSEEDHFQYMKKVRKPNEKLFKFI, encoded by the coding sequence ATGAATTATTTGGAAGCTTTAAGCAGAAGATATTCTGTGAAAAAATTTAATAATCAAATTATTCCTCAGGAGACCCTTCACAACATTCTTGAGTCAGGAAAACTGTCTGCAAGCTCTCTGGGACTTCAACCTTATAAGATTATTATTGTTGAAAGCGAGGATATGAAACAGAAACTGATTCCCGCTTTCTATAATCCATCCCAAATTTCCACATGCTCCCATCTTGTTGTGATTATTTCAAAGAAAAACATTGAGGAAAATTATATCCAAGGATATTTCAAACACATTTCTGAGGTAAGAGAAACTCCTCTTGAGAAACTTGGTCCATTCAAGAACAGCATCAATCAGCATATTAATCAAAAAACACAGGATGAAATTTTCAACTGGGCAGAAAAGCAGTCATATATCGTATTAGCCAATCTGATGTACGCCGCTGCTATAGAAAACATAGACTCATGCCCTATGGAAGGCTTCAGACAGGATGTAATAGAAGAAATTCTGAATATTAATCCAGAAACAGAAAAAGTAACCGTTACCCTCGCTTTAGGCTACCGTTCTGAGGAAGATCACTTCCAGTACATGAAAAAAGTAAGAAAACCAAACGAAAAATTGTTTAAATTTATTTAA